The genomic DNA CAATGGCCGCGGCGGTTCCTGCGGATTGACCGAGCACCATGTAGACTGGTTCCATGCGAATTGAACCATACGCCGCGTGGGAGGCAGACAGACACACCGGCACCAGCAGATTCGTGCATTCATGCTTACGAGGGCGGAGTGACCGATAACTGATTGGGTAGTTGTATCGCTTTTTCCAAAACCCACCCTCTTCCCTAACCTTATCTTCAGCATCAACAAAGCGGCTTACCACGTGCGAGTCGAACCAATAGCTTCCCACGCCGACCGAGTCATCACAGGCACGCTTGCCAATGATATCCAACTCGATCATCACATAGTCGCTTTGCATGCGACGGGCTTCGCGAACGTAAATCTGATAAGGGAAGTTGTCTGTATCTGTGAACTCATCCTTCGGTAAACCATATTTCGCCATCTTATCGCGGAGGGGTTGGGGAACGCGCGGATCGTTCTGTAGGAACCACACTTTTCCCAACGCGTAATCCTTATGCATCTGCGCGATTTCGGCTCGCCGCTCATACCCGGCTTCCGGCCATTCGGTATTAGCTCCGACAAAATCGCAGTGATTGATGTCGATCTTCCGATTCGGCATCGGCGTTACGGTGATGATCCCTGAATTGATCCCCGCATGAGGATCGATCGCCAGAAGACGTGCATAATGCTCGAACCAAAGGGGGTTGTAGTTGGCTGGCTTAGTGATCCGCCGCATGTTTTCTTTCGCATCGGTAAGTGTCATGCGATAGCAGTACGCTTGAATTCGCCGATCGCCTTCCCCACGCTTTCCGGGCGTATCGGGCAGCAGATAGGGCAGGTAACCAGAATCGGGATCATTTTCGACGACGTACGGGCTAATAGACACGCCATCTTTTCCAACGACCGGTCCGGGTAGGATCCCGTTGAGCGTTTCGCCGTATTGACTGTTGGGCTCTCGCCCGACGAAGTAGGACACCCCCGCTTTGGCCATCAGGTCTCCCTCGTAGCTGGTGTCGATAAAGACACGACCACGAATTTCGCGTCCGCTCTCCATCCGGATCGAGTGGATTGATCCGTCGACCATCCGAACGGCATCGGCCAGATCCAGCCGCTCGTTGCGGATGACGACGACACCTGCCTCTTCAAGCATAGATTCGAATACCAATCGTGCGACGCTGGGCTCAAAGACCCACATCATCTTGAGATTTAGATTACGCCCCGTAAACACGCGATGTCTAATTGATTCGAAATAGGATTCGGGCTTGTCCCGGGGCCAGGCCGCCGGATCAGAATAATACTTGAAGATGCGTTGGTAAAACTCCCGCGAGATGCCTCCGACTGATTGGAACTCGGGGATGTCCGTAGCACCGAGTCCCGAGCCGGTCAGGCCACCCACTTTCCCGTGGGGGCTGATCAGTACGACTCTCTTTCCCATCCGCGCTGCCTGTACAGCAGCCACGACACCCGCAGAACTATCTCCGTAGACCACCACGTCGTACAGAGGGTCTTCTGAGAGCATACGGTGCAGGTAGGCTGGATAGGTTTGCTCGGTCGCTGTGCCTTGGCCTTTCATTTGACTACCGTGGGTCAGGCTATCTCCGAAGCAGGCGATCTCCTCTCCCATCTTGACCCGTCCACGGAGGCCTTGGGCGACCTCGTCTGCGAGAAACCGGTAGCCTTGTGCAGTCGGATGATTGCCATTACGAGTGCCACTGTTGGCGACGCAGAGATTGAGGCATTCACGGCGATCTGCCACCGCGTCCTCGATCGTGTCCCCTGGGCTTTCGGCCAAAAAACGTGCCCGCCAGTCAACCAGAATCGCCTCAGTCTGTCGGGCCACTTCACGGACGGCCTGGTCATATTCTGCCAAGTGTTCCTGCAGTCGCTCGCGTTGAGGATGCTGGGGATGACGCTCGGCTAAATAAGCCGGATCGATCGGCTGAATTGTGACCAGCAACACCGATTTGACATGGGACTTCCGTGCCAGTGTGACCATCGCTGTCAGATTCTTTTTAAACTCGGCTAAGCCCAACAGTTTCTTGGAGTTCAGCGCGTCGTTCATGCCAAAAAAGATCACCACGTGATCTGGTTGTTCAGACAGTACCCGAGGCAGTCGAGCCAAACCTTCGCGACTATTGGCTCCTGGTATACCCAGGTTATGCACCGTTGGGCCAGACGGTTCGCGGCATTCCGCACCGCTGGTGCATAAAAAGAACAGGAGCCCCATTACCAACACTTTCTCGAAGTGCAGTCGCTGCCACAATTTGCTCTTGGTTGACGGTTCGTTATTTCCAGATTGTGATTGCATTACTGAATTCCTCTCGATGATTCCGATCAAGATACTCAATCAGGCCGTTAAATGGTATGTCCGGGATCTCTACTGCCTTGGCGAGAATGGCGCAGTTGGGTCCCTGAGTGTTGCCGGATCAATCAGCATGTCACCTTCCTCGCAATGCTCGAGGAAACCATCCACATACACGGTATCTCCAATCTTGCAGCTCTCTGCCATGTCCTTGAACTTGCCGAGGTTGCATCGTATTCCGCCGGACAGGTGTATCCATGCTGAATCCGGATCGGTGACTTCAACCTTCTTCACCGTCCCCTGGACTGTTATCTTCTTACCAATGAACGCTTCTCCTTGTGACGCGAGAACCGCTTGATGAAACTGTGCCGCAGGCAGCTCATAGTCCATCTTCCAGCCTTTGACACATCCGATTCCGAGACCAGCGAGGAAAAGTGCCATCAACATCATGTAGGATCTTGTACTCATATTATTCCTTTTGCTCATGTGAGCAGCTACGCGGCAGCTTGGATTGTAACTGCAATGTTTGAGCTCTTCAGCATGCTCAGCGAGTGCTGCGATAAACTGCAGATCATCGAGCTTTTCATCCCCACCGATTCAAATGGGCATAAAAATCGTAGCCTATGCGTTCATATTTGAGTTGGTAATTCCCACCAGCTTTGTTAAATCCTTTCCATTGCATTTTGGAGCACACATCACTTTCGCTGTGCCAGAAGGTAGCTGATGGTCGTGTCTGACCATCAATGATTACTTATTGGATGAGGCTTGCCGCTCCGGCTTAATCTTTGCTGAGACTTGCACCAGTTCAGTTTCTCAACCACGATACTTGCTGATATCCTCCTTGATCAGCTCGTTTGAATTCAGAGGTCAGCCGTGCATCACCTGCTTAAATTGTGTTCTGTACTGTTCGTTGCTGGTGTCTGCCAAACTTCGGTGGCACAAAACAATTGGTCGGTATTGTCGGAGATAAAAATCGACGTGCCAGCTGATCGGCTGTTGGATGTCGCCCTCAAATCGGAAATCATACGAAAAGTCTCAATGCGGAATGAGGCATTTGAACAGATCAACAGTCGAGCCGCCTGTGAGAGCTGGCTGGAGGAACGCAGGACATTTTTTCTCAAACAGATCGGTGAGTTCCCGCTGCGAACATCATTGAATGCCTGCATTACCGGGAATCTGCAGGGCGACGGTTACCACGTAGAAAATGTTCTGTTTGAAAGTCGCCCGAAGCATCATGTGGCCGGGAATCTGTACCTACCAGAAACGCCGGGCCTGCGGTACCGGACGTTGAAAAGTTGGAGTTGCCAGCGGCGGGTTGTCGCCAAGGCCGAGCATCTCTCGAAAGGCGAGAACCCGCGGTTTGTGGTGACGAATCTGACAGAAGACCAGGCCGATGCCCGGACGCTGTATGAAGATCTGTATTGTCAGCGCGGCGAGATGGAAAACCGGATCAAGGAACAGCAGTTGTGTCTGTTCGCCGACCGGACGAGTTGTGCGACCATGCGGGCCAATCAACTGCGGTTGTGGTTTTCTTCGGTGGCCTATGTGCTGCTGGCGGCTCTGCGACGTCACGGCTTACAGGGAACCGATCACGCAAAGGCCCGCTGCGATACGATTCGCGTGAAGCTGCTCAAGATCGGGGCACAGGTGCGGGTGACGTGCCGGAAGGTGTGGCTGTCACTGTCGGAAGCATACCCGTATCGCGAGTTGTTCGGCCAGGTCTGGCAAAACCTGCAAGACCTCCCGCCGCGGCCTGTCCCTGGATGAGCCCAATCAGCTTCGAAAGAGTCCACCACAGCGCCCACCGCGCTCGCGGTACGCGCCGAACTGACAAAAACGGCCTGAAATCCGACCTGGCACCAAAAAAACACCTCTCGACAC from Rubinisphaera italica includes the following:
- a CDS encoding FAD-dependent oxidoreductase → MHNLGIPGANSREGLARLPRVLSEQPDHVVIFFGMNDALNSKKLLGLAEFKKNLTAMVTLARKSHVKSVLLVTIQPIDPAYLAERHPQHPQRERLQEHLAEYDQAVREVARQTEAILVDWRARFLAESPGDTIEDAVADRRECLNLCVANSGTRNGNHPTAQGYRFLADEVAQGLRGRVKMGEEIACFGDSLTHGSQMKGQGTATEQTYPAYLHRMLSEDPLYDVVVYGDSSAGVVAAVQAARMGKRVVLISPHGKVGGLTGSGLGATDIPEFQSVGGISREFYQRIFKYYSDPAAWPRDKPESYFESIRHRVFTGRNLNLKMMWVFEPSVARLVFESMLEEAGVVVIRNERLDLADAVRMVDGSIHSIRMESGREIRGRVFIDTSYEGDLMAKAGVSYFVGREPNSQYGETLNGILPGPVVGKDGVSISPYVVENDPDSGYLPYLLPDTPGKRGEGDRRIQAYCYRMTLTDAKENMRRITKPANYNPLWFEHYARLLAIDPHAGINSGIITVTPMPNRKIDINHCDFVGANTEWPEAGYERRAEIAQMHKDYALGKVWFLQNDPRVPQPLRDKMAKYGLPKDEFTDTDNFPYQIYVREARRMQSDYVMIELDIIGKRACDDSVGVGSYWFDSHVVSRFVDAEDKVREEGGFWKKRYNYPISYRSLRPRKHECTNLLVPVCLSASHAAYGSIRMEPVYMVLGQSAGTAAAIAIENGSSVQDVDYTELRKQLWADGQILKP